In Bactrocera neohumeralis isolate Rockhampton chromosome 5, APGP_CSIRO_Bneo_wtdbg2-racon-allhic-juicebox.fasta_v2, whole genome shotgun sequence, the genomic window TGCACACAAATTGCAGTTGAGCAGGTAAAATGGAACTGGTAGAAAAAGCGCACGGGTGATGATAAAAAGGCAAAGAGAGATattttaaagagaaaatatttgttatgaagaaagaaatatacaaaaaatgagAACTAAGAGATGCCAGATAACATAAATCAATGTACgcgatttattttcaaatgatgattttcatttttaaatcgTAATTGTCTTTAGTTTAACTTTTgggttttaaattaattatatttatgaggtataaatttattttattggtgtATATATTCAGTTTAATGTTTGATTGCATTGCAGTGTAAAAGTTTAAGATTCctatatattttcttctaaaaaCAACTTTAgcaaaattcttgaaaataactaaacgcactaaaaatatatttcaattaatgtttattgtattattttcaacttacgtaaacaaaaataagttagtggaaaaatattagaacaactgtgatataaataaaattatacaataatttatttaaaacatattgtCCTCTCTCTATAAaaccttaatttttaaatgattgtTCCGCAgacacaaatattatattttgtttttcgttatTTGAATTTAACACAATTCAttgttataacaaatatttaagaatgTTTATATATTACAATTATATGTAACATTGAATTAACTGTTTTCGTTCATACAGAATTTAGAGCACTTCATTATTTCACAATGAAATTAAATGCttagttaattttttgaatttgtttttaaagtaaCTCTTCATAAACTTACACGTCAATAATAAAAACTACTTGATCAGTATAAACTGTATAAAAGTGTTCCTAATATTCATCTAATGTTTATACAAGAATGACCTAAGCCGTAGAAGGTTGGAAACCCACTATAACTTTTGTTTATTCAACAGATGTTTCACTCCAATCTTTATCTGCCCAGTTTGGTAATTCTGTCTCATACGCCCAACCAGGACCTCTATATTTCCACGCGTgtaaatacataattaaatcGTTAGGTTTAGGATCTTTAAAACGCACTTTACACTCATAACAATGTTCATCCACAGttgctttttctttattatatgCAGTATCAGGTGGATCATGTCCGGTTTGTGTACCAACTGACACTCTATTAGTCTGTCCTTTCTCCTCTTCTTCAAGGGGGggtttatcaattttattaagatcaTCATTAACTGTAGTAGAAGTTTCTGAGACTGTCTCAACTTCTTTGTCACCATTTTCAATATGATCATGTTTTTGCAATATTAGTCCTTCACTTCCAAAATCTCCATCAACACCTAACCAATTTTCTGCATTATGTACATGAATCAAATCTTTTACTAGTTCTTCATCAGTACGTCCGCCAATATCGCCGCCACGACCTTTGAGTGGTCCGAATACTTCATGATTATACAAAGGATCATTTATAATAGGATATCctaaatattgtaaatgaaCACGAATTTGATGCATTCTTCCGGTCAAAGGCTTACATAATATAACACTTGTGGTGCCATTGTAactgattttttcaaaagttgtgGAGCAGTCTTTGCCTTTTGGCGATACTTTGCAAACACCAATCTTATAACTGACAACTTCAATGGGTTCCTTGCATTCAATGATACCATCAGGGAAATTTCCTTCTACACGGCACACATACTCCTTTTCAACGTCTCTATTTCTTATTTGCTGCTCAAGTAGTCTAGCCTTCTTAGGCGTGCGACCGAAGAGTAGTAAGCCGGATGTCAATCGATCCAAACGATGAATTGTGCgtaaattctttaaattatattccttagctaaaataaatacaacagtattATGTCGGTATCTACCACACGGATGAACAGGTATTGAAGCGGGTTTGTTTATAACAACAATATCCTCATCCATATGCACTATGGTGATAGCTTGATCTGTAACAGGTACTTCATGCCGATGAACCGTATTCGACAGTAAGTCgttatgttttaatttatagTCCACTGGCACACATTCGTAATTAACCTTCAAAGATCCAGTCAGTATGCTGCGTTTATATTCCTCAGGTGGATGAGCGCGAAATTCACGTGAAAATACATCTAATATTTTCTCATCCACCCACCGTCCTTTGGTGAAGGTTGTAAAAGTAAAGTAATATGGATAAACTTTACGTAAGCCATTCTCAAAATAATAAGATGTTTCCTCATAACGGTCATCGGAGAATCCAGGGCGCTTTGCTTTGAGTGCCTTAGTTTCCAGTCTGGCTTTCTTTAAGGCATCAACTTGTTCCGTATTATCCGCTTTTCTCTTTTCAGGAAGTGCGATTTTCAGATCTTGACTTACGATAGCTGTTACATAGTTGCGAACAGGCACTGCATTGGGATCTACATTATAAAACCACGTGCATGTTAAAGGCTCAGTGCTAGGCACAGTTTGATAGATTGCGTTTTTTAAGAGCACAATGTTTTCTTCATCAACCGTCGCGTCACCATGTTGCGTCTGAGCATGTCGTGGCATTTTAAGTATAAAATGATGTTGGAAATTTGGTAACATACGGTAGAaggtaccaaatttcgttaaattcattaaaaaattaaattaagaccACAGCCAccaatttgcaaaacaataaaGCAAGAGAATAAAACGAATTAGCCCGAAATAGAATTGTAAACAACCTGGgataaaaacaattttggcGGCAGTAAATTAAAGCAACggcgatataataaaaaattaagtttttgtataattACTATTGTACAATGACACTTAACGCAtgcaatataataatttatcatTGATTTAATATTAGCTATTAgaaatagttttgttttatgaaattaaacattaattagtcaattttatctaaaaagtatttgttaaaacttgttcaaaaattagaaaTAGAGTTCGAAATGCAACTCTGAACGTATTGAACGTTACTTTTGACATTTGATATCCTTTGACATTTTATATAGTCTACTTTCGCATTATTTAATtcgtatattttgttttagcaTGTCGAGCTCAAATCGAAGTCGTACACTTTTAAAAGGTTTATTcaattaacaataataattaatagaaGCTAATACTTCAACAAATGTTTACAGGGTCTTTGATAAAAGAGGACTCACCCGAGGATGGATTGTATTCGCTGGAAAAATTACGCACGTCCCCCGAATTGTGGCCTGAAAAAAGTGAGTGATgttaaatagaaatttaaataacgaaaaatattaagaaaaagaagctatatagtatatactttggTTCTTGTTATATATTTGGTATTAAAGTCCCACTTTTACACGTTTTGttaattcaatataaataaGAGCTTTTCAAAAACACATCCATTTAGTTTTTAGGGTATGTTAATTTTTCgcaggttttttatttctactatTTGTTCAcaacacatttctttttttgttaaatgaacgATTCACACAAAATGAAATGATACAAATAAATTCATGTTTAAGTAGTTATGTCAAAAGTTTTGAAGTTTGAATTTTGTTGACTTTGCAGTTCCTGGTATAAGTAATTTTATAGCAATGAGTGACACTCCTATACGCACCCCGGTACCGCAGTGGTCCAAGGATCTCTCACAGGAGGACATAAATGCCATGATACGTAAGTGCACCCTTTActgaattattaaataaatactaaagtaATTGTAATACTTTACAGAGCTTAGCAATATGCCCTTCAGTAATCTAATAatggaaataaagaaaatgtacgATGAAGCCTATCAATTGGGTGTATCGGAGGCCAAGGAAATGACACGCGGCAAATACTTGGGTATTTTTAACAATGCCAAAaagaaatccatatgatttcAAACcacatttaattttagtttgagttaaatatttgtaataattttaaaaataataaatttacataaaatagttttaattgtGCAAACACTGATAGATTTAAATGAGTACAaatgcatttataaaaaaaaaataaacaatgaaaatgagagacttgtaaaacttaaataaaacgtGAATGCTTTGAAAATCAATTCAACGTTATTTGTGCTTGTGCGTTTTGCAAATAAtagaaaagtaaagaaaatttacgaaaattccGTTGTAGCGCTTGCGCACAAACAAACAGATCCCTTATGGACACTTGCAGCCTTACGTATGTATAGGGTAGTTAATTAACGAATAACTTTAGATTATGCACGTAATATCCAACTAATGTTACAAAATGAAAGGAAACTGATATGGGCTCCCATGAACGTAGCCAGGTTAAGCTTGAGGCAGTTCCATGAGAAGATTTCGAAAACGTTTTGATGAACTTAAATATGGAAAGATAATTATGCAATAAGAACAAAATTGTTAGCTTTGTAGAATAGACTACAGAATTGATGTAGTAGTGATCGCGGGGTTCGATCTGAATTACGGcccaatttcaaaaatttggtaATAATTTCAAGCGTTTTAGAGTAGCAATAGTTATCTTCGAACGCATTTCTGACATTCGTATgtagaaaaatgttatttagtaCAAATTATAATGGAGGACTTTTGgtaaatcttatttttttaatttatcaccATTCCGAAAAAAAAACCTTTAGTAACTGTAACTCTTTGGTAACATTAATAATTTGCACCCTATATCTTCATTGACGTCTTCTTGGATCTACTCAAATGTATTTGGCTATCGATTGCATTCCGCATTTGCTCGCATCCAGTTTTGTTTACCAGCAGATAAAACACGCAAACGAAACGCGCAGCAGCCGACACTAACATTTGGAGTATTTTCTAAAATACAACTATTAATTTGCAACAGCTtaaagtataattttaattgtttaacacATTTACTTATGTGCGACGTTCaagtaaaataatgaaaacggaaaattaatttaataagaaacTGCACGTTTTCTTCAGTTAGATTCTTATACTATATAGCAGCCAACTGGTGCATCGCACTCACACACATCAACTCGGTCACAATCACTCGACGCGACCTTGCCCCACTTTGTGTCAGTGTTGGTAAAACGCCCTATCAACCCCCAACAATACGAGCCAACGaactaaatacaaaattaaagccatatacaaacttacataaatCCATACATATAAATCTACGCTGCAATCCATTGTCATGGTTGAGGAAGGCGGCTGTCTTAGACAAACAGGCGCTTCGTTGTCGACCAGTATGGTGGCCAGTGCGAACCCAGGCAGCAATGTCAAGGGCGGTAAATACGTGTGGTCAGATCGTGAGTTGCTGATGCACTTACAAAATTACACACCCCTCATATTGCTCATTGACTTTGTGGAGAAGACGCGCACAAAACGCTTTTATGAGGCTGGTGAACGCTACGAAATACTTATGCTCATATTCATTATGCGTAAGGGAGcaccattttgtgaaaataagcgTTTTCCCGAAGAATATTGGGTCAATCTATCAGTGGGTCCTATTGCTGAAGCATTTGATCGTTTGTCGGCCGCTATCGACATACCGGATCCGCAGTTGCCAATACATATGACCGTTACGGACTTAACCAGTTGGAAGCAACAATTCGACGCAGCAATTTTAGATATACGTCGCTTTGCGTACTACACAGAACCGCTGATGTTAGCCGATGTGGGCGTTTATAATCGTACAACATTTGAGGAACGTTTTGGCTTACATTGGCGTATTGATTAggctgaattttaattttactaatttatatgcATCAAGTGGTTTGCCAGTATTGCTGAATTcctttttcttgttatttccTCTTTGTGCTTGCGTACGCCACTTTTTGCGCTAAAATTGCGCGCTATTATTTCCGTATCCGTTGTGGACGAAAAAGGCAAAGTAGAAACgaaaaaattgtatgtgaaaacaaagaaattaaaactgTGCCTTTACATTCGCAAGTTAATGAATTCACTGAAAAAGTGAAATtctataactttttaaataaacggaaatatttaaagaaaatgcatatatatttacgtacatacataagtgcacattatttagtgaaataatcgctatacatatatgtacaaaaatgaGGGATTGAACAAAGGAATTTAAAAGAACAAGCGGGTGATATCATCTAGCAATTGTGGAAAATTAAATGCTACTTAAACAAGATTACGCTCTATGaatgaatacatatacatacatatgtacacattcatatataaaatttatgaactcATCAATGTAACTTCCGTTCGAACAATCAACGTAATTTAGCTCCAAACAGCTGAGCGAaaagaaatgtgaaatttagctgtaatttaaatattaaataagcatcttaattatgtatatatatatatacatatattatataaattaaaaatatatatgtaataataaattgtatttgaGGCAAAGTCATGTAATGGCTATGGTTAAAGAAATGTGGGCTCTTTTTGTCTGTTATACTAAATAAAAGGTGTTATTTCCTGCAAAAgcagaattttgaattttagtaaTCATTCGCATAGCGACTGGAAAATCTATAGAACCTCTGACTACACTacataaattgaaattgaaaaaactctataagtccatatttttcacgtttttatttttaaaatatctgcATATCgcgttgtattttttattattgtaaaaccaaaaagtttaaaaattgatatactaaatataatatagtaGCTTAcgaagtacatatatattgttaatGGGCTTACAAACGCCAACTATATAGCGTCGAGAAAAATTAGACCAAATGACCAAAGtttaatctatatacatacatatgtgaggtTAAGACAAAATATGAGCAGTTCCCGAGTCAAATAACTCTTTGTGATTCACTTTTATAAATCGACGCATGCCACGCAGCATGTAATGCAGTTCCGGTTTGGACAATACTCGTATTAGAACCTCTAGAAATTCTTCGATTTTATCCTGACGGCTATATGCCATTAGCGCCGCCGTAAAGGCGCTAAAATCATCAGGAGATAGAGAACTGcgcaactaaaaaaataatattcctgtaacattgaatgatattttgatagaaattacACCTACTACGCGCAAAAACTCCACTCGTTCCTGTGGTGCCTGTTTTTCCACTTCCACTGGTGGTTCAAGCGATAATCTAGCTTTTGATTTAAAGCCAAATGCATCCAGAGATGTAGAAGCGCAGCTGTTTGGAGAATCAGCAATGGAGGTATCCTTCACTAGCTTATAGCGTTTTCTCTTAACATTAGCAAGGGATGCACTCCCACTGCTGCTTGGACTGGATGTCGGTGAAATTCGCTCACGTTTATATAAACTAACTTGATTATGTCGTGGCGAATTGCTGCAGCTGGCACTATTGAAATCTATAGACTGTGACAAAATTTTATGagcattaatatattttatgatattaGAGAACTGATtgatatacatttgtatatgcatatgtttctACATTGCAATACCTTCACGTTATTGTCTAGTCGACTCATAAAATCCATAGCGTTCGGTACTTTACTATCTTGGGACCGTCCTGCGGCCATTTTGTAGTCATCAGGTGTCCAACTTTCGATTGAATTGGTTTTCTCAACTTTCCTGTTAGATCATTATAATCAtaggtattatttttgaaatatatgcatgtaataaactagtacatatgtatgtatgtatataaatgacttGCTTACATCGCCATTGTTTGTGCCGTTGTAAACTTATTTTTCGCTTCAAGTACCTTCTTTGGATCAGAAAAGAAACGACTTTGTACAATACCGGCTTCCTCACACGTTTCGCTAACTAGAGATTCGATACTGCGCTCTTTGGGTTTTGGAAGCTGTTTAATGAAAtggttgttaaaaaaatagtcACTCTAAATGCTTAAACTTGTGAATTACAGATTTATCTGCATTTCGAAAGAATTCACGTAATTCTCTCACAATCGAACCGAAGGGTACACTTTTCGGTGCTGGGCCTAAATGTCCACGGACCCATTTGGACAGCTGTGATACCTGATTAGGTTGTGCAAAACGCATGTCACACAATAAGATTGCGCCATAATCATTTCGATGACGAATGACACGTCCGATAGCCTGATTAACGGCACGAGTCGCCTCTAAACTGTACCATGCTTGACCTGTTAGCAGCTGAAAAATCGTGTGTGGTTAGCAGGagcatagcaaaaaaaaatatattggcgCACCTCATTCTCTTTTGTTCGATTATCTTCTAAGTACCGTTTCTTTAAAATCACTTTCGGGTCTTTCAGTGGAGGAAATGGTAGGCCAGTAATAATCACCGCGCGACCATTACGATCGGCGAAATCGAGACCCTCGGATACTTTACCGCGACATACCGCCATAAAAACAGCACCCTTTGCATCACGTATACTTTTGTAGAATTCCtccattgttgttgtaaagctATCTTTACTGCGTGGTTCCACAAAAATCGGTTTATGTCGAGATACTTCGGCCCAAAGTCCGCTGGCCTGCCAAGCGTCTACGCACTGATTCAGCAATGGATAGGAGGGGAAGAACACGAGTAGACCATCGGGTACGATACGTGAAATATTTAGCACTGTTTGACCCAGAGAGCTGAGATACTTCGGATTGTCTCTGCGTAAATTACGGTTAATAAAGAAATGCATGCAGAAGCACAAACAATACACCGAATTCTTACCGATTGGCAAAATTTGATATGAGCTGCTCTCGATCGGGTCCAGTACCGATAATTTTCACGAACACTTGCGATTTATTAACAATGTGCGGATTTTCAAGACTTTGTGCAATTGGTACCGCCAATTCGGCAATTAATGGTTTCAAAGGCGCTAAGGTGCCACTCGTTAAAATTATACTTCGCACCTGTGTATTCAAAAGTTGTTCCATACCAAAACCAGGATTGAAACACCAGtagttaata contains:
- the LOC126757976 gene encoding pseudouridylate synthase RPUSD2-like; the encoded protein is MNLTKFGTFYRMLPNFQHHFILKMPRHAQTQHGDATVDEENIVLLKNAIYQTVPSTEPLTCTWFYNVDPNAVPVRNYVTAIVSQDLKIALPEKRKADNTEQVDALKKARLETKALKAKRPGFSDDRYEETSYYFENGLRKVYPYYFTFTTFTKGRWVDEKILDVFSREFRAHPPEEYKRSILTGSLKVNYECVPVDYKLKHNDLLSNTVHRHEVPVTDQAITIVHMDEDIVVINKPASIPVHPCGRYRHNTVVFILAKEYNLKNLRTIHRLDRLTSGLLLFGRTPKKARLLEQQIRNRDVEKEYVCRVEGNFPDGIIECKEPIEVVSYKIGVCKVSPKGKDCSTTFEKISYNGTTSVILCKPLTGRMHQIRVHLQYLGYPIINDPLYNHEVFGPLKGRGGDIGGRTDEELVKDLIHVHNAENWLGVDGDFGSEGLILQKHDHIENGDKEVETVSETSTTVNDDLNKIDKPPLEEEEKGQTNRVSVGTQTGHDPPDTAYNKEKATVDEHCYECKVRFKDPKPNDLIMYLHAWKYRGPGWAYETELPNWADKDWSETSVE
- the LOC126758132 gene encoding protein lin-52 homolog → MSSSNRSRTLLKGSLIKEDSPEDGLYSLEKLRTSPELWPEKIPGISNFIAMSDTPIRTPVPQWSKDLSQEDINAMIQLSNMPFSNLIMEIKKMYDEAYQLGVSEAKEMTRGKYLGIFNNAKKKSI
- the LOC126758187 gene encoding uncharacterized protein LOC126758187 — translated: MVEEGGCLRQTGASLSTSMVASANPGSNVKGGKYVWSDRELLMHLQNYTPLILLIDFVEKTRTKRFYEAGERYEILMLIFIMRKGAPFCENKRFPEEYWVNLSVGPIAEAFDRLSAAIDIPDPQLPIHMTVTDLTSWKQQFDAAILDIRRFAYYTEPLMLADVGVYNRTTFEERFGLHWRID
- the LOC126758185 gene encoding regulator of telomere elongation helicase 1 homolog, whose amino-acid sequence is MPEYIIAGIPVHFPFEPYDVQTAYMEKVISCLRDGTNGVLESPTGTGKTLSLLCSSLAWLLSRKADMQSLVQRNARGGAAAQQAVNEFNAIQSRNASWGIPKIIYASRTHSQLTQAMQELKRTSYSFMRAVVLGSRDQLCIHPEVMREQGNSNKVQLCKLRIQTRTCSFYNRVESKKDSPELKEQSIMDIEDLVKVGQKLKVCPYFASKELTSDADITFMPYNYLLDPKARKANKVDLNNTIVILDEAHNIEKICEESASVQIRSSDIALAIDDVTHVMKAMMSENALDFMSNDEPKDFKLEDLALLKEMLLNLEKGIDDIVVENKTEGTTFPPAFMFDLLAGAKFTPATAPATISLLERLVQFMTVQSQDSAFRKGGSFEVLSNLLSVVFVKKEDIIAKVLRSFKVHVQIEELKQNTKNAGKDGWLSKASSNSTVSTKLPKIINYWCFNPGFGMEQLLNTQVRSIILTSGTLAPLKPLIAELAVPIAQSLENPHIVNKSQVFVKIIGTGPDREQLISNFANRDNPKYLSSLGQTVLNISRIVPDGLLVFFPSYPLLNQCVDAWQASGLWAEVSRHKPIFVEPRSKDSFTTTMEEFYKSIRDAKGAVFMAVCRGKVSEGLDFADRNGRAVIITGLPFPPLKDPKVILKKRYLEDNRTKENELLTGQAWYSLEATRAVNQAIGRVIRHRNDYGAILLCDMRFAQPNQVSQLSKWVRGHLGPAPKSVPFGSIVRELREFFRNADKSLPKPKERSIESLVSETCEEAGIVQSRFFSDPKKVLEAKNKFTTAQTMAMKVEKTNSIESWTPDDYKMAAGRSQDSKVPNAMDFMSRLDNNVKSIDFNSASCSNSPRHNQVSLYKRERISPTSSPSSSGSASLANVKRKRYKLVKDTSIADSPNSCASTSLDAFGFKSKARLSLEPPVEVEKQAPQERVEFLRVLRSSLSPDDFSAFTAALMAYSRQDKIEEFLEVLIRVLSKPELHYMLRGMRRFIKVNHKELFDSGTAHILS